TCAATAAAAAGATAACGCAAGCAATGATCAAGGTGATCCCTTGAATAACTGGATAATCTCTCGTGGAGATGGCATCCATCAACAGCTTTCCTAAGCCAGAAATACTAAATATGATCTCGACGATAACCGTCCCTCCGATAAGATTTATTAGACTATTGCCGTAAAGAGAAATCAGTGGTACGAACAATTCCTTCAATTGATAATAAAACCGATAATACCACTTGATCCCCCTAAACTTGGCAATAATCTGCTGCTCGCTGGTTGCTGAAGATACAATTAAATCACTTACCATTTTGGATAGATAACATCCCTCAGAAAAGCAGATAACGAATATAGGTAAGATGAGATGTCTGCCAGAACTACTGCCTACAAAAGGGAACCATTTTAGCTGGACTCCAAAAATAAAGATAGCCAATATAGCGATCCAATAAATAGGAAACGACAACATTACAGAAAGAAGCTGTCTCAGCCATTTCAAAGCAGGAAAATTCCCGATCATGCCTCCCAAACTTAGAGAAAAAACAATACAAATAACGAGGGAGATTCCGATCAATTTCAAAGTGACCGCAGCTTTTTCTGCAATGATCTGCAAAACCGGTGTATTTGTCATAAAGGAATTTCCAAAATCCCCCTTTAAACTATTAAGCAGCCAGCGAAAGTACTGATCCAAAAAGTTCCCGTCGATCCCTAGCCTTGTTCTCATTTCTTCAATTGCTTCTTGGGATACGTGTTGGACCCCCAGCTTTCGGAGAACACCTAATGCTGGATCGCCTGTCGAAAAGGAGAGAAGCTCGTATAGCAAAAAGGAAAAAAGCAGCAGACTCACGACTAAACGTAGAGTTTTCCAGAAAAAAAACCCTTTATTCATCTTATTTCACCACAAGTTTTTTAAAATCGATTGGTACATCGGATACACCAGAATAATGGAATTCTAAAATTTTGCTTGAAGTAACAAATTTTTCATCTTTGTAATCGATTGGAATAGCAAGTGTTTCTTCAGAAATACGTTTAAAAATATTGTCGAATATCTGTTGCTGTTTTTTTTCTTGGATTGTAACTGCAAAATCATCTAGTAGATTCGTCAATTTGGCGTCATTTGCAAGAACTCCATGTCCCTCAGCAGTATTATGATAAAGTGAGTTCAAGAAATTATAAGGCAGCAGTGCATCAGTATAGGTACGATAAAAAATCATGTCATACTTTTTCGTGTTCCATAAAACATCATAGTAGCTTTCACTATCAAAGATATTGATATTTACTTTTACCCCAGCTTTTTTCAAGTCGCTTTCAATAATTTCCGCCTGTTCTTTCCATTCGGGAAATTCTGTTGTTTGGATAACTAGATCAAAGGCAAGCACATTGTTTGCTTTTTCATAATAACCCTCTGCATTTTCTACGTAGCCCTCTGATTCAAACATACTTCTAGCTTTGTTAAGATCATACGGGAAGTTCTCTTGATTATCCGTAGAAACATATTTAACGTTCTCCTGGAATAAGCCAACCAGCTTTTTATCCGATAATGTAGACTTGTTGACGGCCAATTCGATCCCTTTACGGATAGTGGAAGTCAATACTTGATTATCAGGATTGAAGGCTAGAAAATGCGACCTCGTTCCTTCAAATTTATGTACATGATAAGATTTATCCTTTTTCAATGAATTGATGTCACTATCCGTGATACTGCCTAATGTTCCTCCGACAACGTCGACCTCGCCACTTTTAAGCGCTAAAGTACGTGAGCTTCCATCTTCGATCGTCTTGAAATTTACCTGATAATTCACTGGATTTCCATGATTATAGTATGGATTTGGCTCCATCAGCACTTGCTCGGCAGAGATTTCCTTCACAGTAAAGGCCCCAGTACCAATTGCCTCTTTGAATGCTCCATCAACTTTTTCACCCTCAACAGAATGCGGACTCATGATTCTTAATGGACGAGCCTGACACAATTCAGCTAATACTTGATTGGAGATTTTTGTAAAATGCATCGCGACTGTCGTACCATCGATCACTTCGACTTTTTCCAAATTTGTCAGAGTCTGCAAATCGCTTGTCTCATTCTTTGCTTTTGCTCGATCAATTGTAAATTTCACAGCTTCCGCATTTACATCGCTGCCGTCAGAAAATTTGACATCCTTTTTTAGATGAAATACATATTTTTTCCCGTCCTCTGATATTTCCCAAGACTCAGCTAGACCAGGCTTGAAGGCTCCTTTTTCGCCATATTCGACTAAAGGCTCATAAACTGCTCCATATAGAGCCAAATATGTATCATAAGAAGTGGCATCTAGTTTCTGAGCATTTGACTCGTTTGAAATAGCGATATTTACTGTCGCCTTCTCATCTTTTTTTGATGCATCCTGATTATTAGAAGAGCAGCCAACAAGAGAAATGGCAGCCAGCATAGAAATTACAATCCCGAACTTTTTTTTCATTGTTATCATTATTCCTTTCACATTTCCTACTCAAAGGACAACATCGTCTGAGAACAAACGTACCACTTGTGTGTTTTTTACAGTAAACCAAACTTGGGCAGGGAAAAGTCGTTGTCCGCAGCAAAACTCGAGGGGATGAGCAAGCACATGGTCCCACTTCATACCCTCGCACTGTCAAGATGTACAGCTTTGCTTTGCAAGGCGGACGGACATTTCCCATGCCGCTTTTCTACAAGGATGAAATCCGTTGATTCATTTCTGGCAATATGTCGTAATCATTTTAAGAGTTGCTTTCTGTTTTCCTTGCTTTGATTAGATAAGAATTTTCGCAAGATAAAATATAATCATCAACTGATAGATAGAATTCTTTATAATCGGTCACACTATATACCGGTTCAGTGTATTCTTTAAGCAGCTCGACTGAAAATCCATTTTGGATCAGACTATCTACTACCTCAGTAAGCGTCTTGTTCTGCATTTTTGTTGCTCCAAATTGATCTATCTGTTCTTTCATATAATCGAAGCTAGGATTTTTCGATTGATCCGCAAAAGAAGCATAATAGACTCCGCCATCATTTAATACACTCGAAATCATGCGGAAATGTTCATCTATATTTTCAATCAGATATAGTACTGAGGTGCTGATCACCGTATGAAACTTTCTTTCTAATGAAGTAGCATCTCCCGTTTGAAAATATTCGATCGGATACCCATTGACACGTTCTTTTGCAACCCCAATCGCTTTTTTAGCTAAATCAATCCCGCAAGCGCTATAAAAGGGCGTGGTATCATACAATGTCCTTAAAAATCCACCTTGATTGCAACCGAAATCCAAAACATCTCGGTTTTTCACATCATCGATATCAATAAGCTCAATTACTTTTTTCCATCCTTCTTGGTGACTGTCTTCCATCTCCTGATCGCCAGTATTCCCTTTTTGCCACCAATTATCGTATCCTTGTACCAATTTTAAACCCTCCTATTTACATCTCAAATTAAACTAACTTCTTTGGCTGATATGTATATTTTGTATGTTAAGGATTTTCAAAAAATCCCCACATACAATTTTATTCATCAGTAAAATATAAATGAAATCCCTATTCTTTAGCAGAATGAATAGATAAAATAAAAATTCAATTATAGTGATGAAGCCATTTCTATTAGTTTTTTATTCCTAAATGATAATAGTAATCATTACGTTTTGATGGTTGCTATGTTATCAAAGGAGGAATCAACTTGTCAATCATTATTTTCAGATATACTGTTGAATTACGTTTATTGGTTCCTGTCTAGATTAGAGTCCATATCTTGGATACATTTTAGCAGAGACATTAGGTAATTTTGCTACGTATCTTTTCTTCAAGCTCCTGAGGAGTTTAGTAATCAATGGAGC
The nucleotide sequence above comes from Brevibacillus laterosporus LMG 15441. Encoded proteins:
- a CDS encoding ABC transporter substrate-binding protein; protein product: MKKKFGIVISMLAAISLVGCSSNNQDASKKDEKATVNIAISNESNAQKLDATSYDTYLALYGAVYEPLVEYGEKGAFKPGLAESWEISEDGKKYVFHLKKDVKFSDGSDVNAEAVKFTIDRAKAKNETSDLQTLTNLEKVEVIDGTTVAMHFTKISNQVLAELCQARPLRIMSPHSVEGEKVDGAFKEAIGTGAFTVKEISAEQVLMEPNPYYNHGNPVNYQVNFKTIEDGSSRTLALKSGEVDVVGGTLGSITDSDINSLKKDKSYHVHKFEGTRSHFLAFNPDNQVLTSTIRKGIELAVNKSTLSDKKLVGLFQENVKYVSTDNQENFPYDLNKARSMFESEGYVENAEGYYEKANNVLAFDLVIQTTEFPEWKEQAEIIESDLKKAGVKVNINIFDSESYYDVLWNTKKYDMIFYRTYTDALLPYNFLNSLYHNTAEGHGVLANDAKLTNLLDDFAVTIQEKKQQQIFDNIFKRISEETLAIPIDYKDEKFVTSSKILEFHYSGVSDVPIDFKKLVVK
- a CDS encoding ABC transporter permease, with the protein product MNKGFFFWKTLRLVVSLLLFSFLLYELLSFSTGDPALGVLRKLGVQHVSQEAIEEMRTRLGIDGNFLDQYFRWLLNSLKGDFGNSFMTNTPVLQIIAEKAAVTLKLIGISLVICIVFSLSLGGMIGNFPALKWLRQLLSVMLSFPIYWIAILAIFIFGVQLKWFPFVGSSSGRHLILPIFVICFSEGCYLSKMVSDLIVSSATSEQQIIAKFRGIKWYYRFYYQLKELFVPLISLYGNSLINLIGGTVIVEIIFSISGLGKLLMDAISTRDYPVIQGITLIIACVIFLLNYFVDLLIQKIDMRIQLDQGGE
- a CDS encoding class I SAM-dependent methyltransferase; translated protein: MVQGYDNWWQKGNTGDQEMEDSHQEGWKKVIELIDIDDVKNRDVLDFGCNQGGFLRTLYDTTPFYSACGIDLAKKAIGVAKERVNGYPIEYFQTGDATSLERKFHTVISTSVLYLIENIDEHFRMISSVLNDGGVYYASFADQSKNPSFDYMKEQIDQFGATKMQNKTLTEVVDSLIQNGFSVELLKEYTEPVYSVTDYKEFYLSVDDYILSCENSYLIKARKTESNS